A single region of the Candidatus Bathyarchaeota archaeon genome encodes:
- a CDS encoding AbrB/MazE/SpoVT family DNA-binding domain-containing protein: MSEATVKVDAKGRIVIPSKIRRELDIRNIVKIKVEGGKITLKPIEDPLKSLEKLVVKGTKDVEREIRRLREVAKRELLTRA; encoded by the coding sequence TTGAGTGAAGCAACAGTCAAGGTTGATGCAAAGGGAAGAATCGTCATACCTTCCAAGATTCGGAGGGAGCTGGACATAAGAAACATTGTAAAAATTAAAGTGGAAGGGGGCAAGATCACCTTGAAGCCCATTGAGGATCCCTTAAAGTCTTTGGAAAAACTTGTTGTTAAAGGTACAAAGGATGTGGAGAGAGAGATCAGAAGGCTACGTGAAGTTGCTAAGCGTGAACTCCTCACGAGGGCTTAA